CACAGTCTAGTAAGCGTTTCTTTGTAGTAGCGCcgactgaaaacacatgagaaacaTCATGTGACTGGAGAGACTCAGACATTGCAGTACTGAATATTGAATAGTCCACGCATGTGGATTTGGATTAAACAGGTTATCGCTTTGATGCCATGCCTGAACACCTTTTATCCCTTCACAGTGGCGTATAGCAGATGGGCGCACAGGgctgttaattattattattattattatgccacttttattattaaattaatatccCAATTCATTTAACCGACGCACTGCGAgcataataaattatttgttagaTGGCATactcctcatttaaaaaaacagctTGTTTAACATCAGCGGACCACTGGGTCATTAATGGGTTAAACTTTGCTTAAAATTTTTGTGAATAATTTGCTGATGTAGGTACAAAAAGACGTTTTGtaactgcaataaataaataaataaataaataaaacttgtcACCCATGGCGCCAACTATAGCTGGAGAGGAGAGATTTGGCTGTGGCTAACTTACAcagaagatttttttgtttagcACATAAAAATGAACCACTTCATTTCAGACTGTGGTGATGTGGTTTCTTCACTGCGTGGATCTTCAAGTGACTTTTaaaagagaaactctttccacactgatcacacatgTGTGGCTTCTCTGTGCTGTGGatcatctcatgtgttttcagatgtgctaactgactgaatctcttgtcacagtgtgaacacttgtaaggtttttctccagtgtggatcctctcgtgTGTTTTCAgatataatgaatgaatgaatctcttgtcacagtgtgaacacttgtaaggtttttctccagtgtggatcctctcatgtgttttcagatgttcTGACCGACTGAATCTGTTGTCACAgtatgaacacttgtaaggtttttctccagtgtggatcctctcatgtgttttcagatttgataactgactgaatctcttgtcacagtgtgaacacttgtaaggtttttctccagtatgaattctctggtgctgttttaaatggtttactgtagtaaaagtcttctcacactcaaagcacacatgctctctcacaccagtatggattttctcatgttcatttaaatatgacagcagtgaaaaactctttccacacagagaacatgaatgtggcttctcctttgTATGAACTTTCAGGTGTCTCTTCAGGTCTGATGACCTTAGAAATGTTTTGTCACATTGATGGCATGTGAACggtctctctccagtgtgaactttcATATGCCTCTTAAGACCTCCTTTTcgtgtgaaactcttcccacatttatcacatgtgtgtggcttctctccagtgtgaactttcTTGTGATCCTTAAGATGTCCTTTAcgtgtgaaactcttcccacactgatcacaggtgaacggcttctctccagtgt
The window above is part of the Chanodichthys erythropterus isolate Z2021 chromosome 3, ASM2448905v1, whole genome shotgun sequence genome. Proteins encoded here:
- the LOC137005488 gene encoding zinc finger protein 431-like, yielding MSERLQEIGVQRGNSEISIRRQLTKHNLRRKGHSSDSDLEIAVSRALHQDDSVTEGSLQQTCVNCRQLVALHVMETHKAHCITRTAVLSNGIWDQVHVDFGKEFYLCLFMQEILAAYRCNTVREPYKQTPSTKIHIRVHTGEKPFTCDQCGKSFTRKGDFKEHMRIHTGEKPFTCDQCGKSFTRKGHLKDHKKVHTGEKPHTCDKCGKSFTRKGDLKRHLKVHTKEKPHSCSLCGKSFSLLSYLNEHEKIHTGVREHVCFECEKTFTTVNHLKQHQRIHTGEKPYKCSHCDKRFSQLSNLKTHERIHTGEKPYKCSYCDNRFSRSEHLKTHERIHTGEKPYKCSHCDKRFIHSLYLKTHERIHTGEKPYKCSHCDKRFSQLAHLKTHEMIHSTEKPHMCDQCGKSFSFKSHLKIHAVKKPHHHSLK